One uncultured Tolumonas sp. DNA segment encodes these proteins:
- the thiB gene encoding thiamine ABC transporter substrate binding subunit — translation MRLSWSLSLAAALFTASGVAQAAETKPVLTVYTYDSFAGEWGPGPKIKLAFEAECNCELKWVKLEDGVAILNRLKLEGAHSKADVALGMDEAMLADAHNSKLFTPHHNDLKSLSLPGGWQDTTFLPFDYGYFSFVYDSSKLKQPPQSLKELVERNDLKIIYEDPRTSTPGQGLLLWVKQVYGDKAPAAWEQLAKKTVTVTKGWSEAYGMFLKGQSDLVLSYTTSPAYHRLAEHNLQYRAALFSEGHVRQVEVAGQLKNAAQPKLAQQFMQFMLTDRFQNLIPEGNWMYPVTNVTLPKDFNQNETPAKTLSVDAKKLGTQRKVWVKEWLQAVSH, via the coding sequence ATGCGTCTTTCCTGGTCATTATCTCTGGCTGCCGCTTTATTCACTGCATCTGGGGTTGCTCAAGCTGCCGAAACAAAACCCGTGTTAACCGTTTATACCTACGACTCGTTTGCCGGTGAATGGGGCCCAGGCCCGAAAATCAAACTCGCCTTTGAAGCAGAGTGTAATTGCGAGTTGAAATGGGTCAAACTCGAAGATGGCGTGGCGATCCTCAATCGTCTGAAGCTTGAAGGTGCACACAGCAAAGCTGACGTCGCGCTGGGCATGGATGAAGCCATGTTGGCCGATGCGCATAATAGTAAATTGTTTACACCACATCACAACGATCTGAAAAGCTTAAGCCTGCCCGGCGGTTGGCAAGACACCACCTTCCTGCCATTTGATTATGGTTATTTCTCGTTTGTGTATGACAGCAGCAAACTGAAGCAGCCACCGCAAAGTCTGAAAGAGTTGGTCGAGCGTAACGATCTGAAAATCATCTATGAAGATCCGCGTACCAGTACACCAGGGCAAGGTCTGTTGTTGTGGGTAAAACAGGTGTATGGCGATAAAGCGCCTGCTGCGTGGGAACAACTGGCGAAAAAAACGGTGACCGTAACCAAAGGCTGGAGCGAAGCTTACGGCATGTTCCTGAAAGGTCAGTCTGATTTGGTGCTTTCTTACACCACGTCACCCGCCTATCACCGTCTGGCGGAACACAATCTGCAATATCGGGCAGCCTTGTTCAGTGAAGGGCATGTGCGTCAGGTGGAAGTAGCGGGCCAATTGAAAAATGCGGCCCAGCCAAAACTGGCGCAGCAATTTATGCAATTTATGCTGACGGATCGCTTCCAGAATCTGATCCCAGAAGGCAACTGGATGTATCCGGTCACCAATGTGACATTACCAAAAGATTTCAACCAAAACGAAACGCCAGCCAAAACATTATCGGTGGATGCCAAAAAATTGGGCACTCAACGTAAAGTTTGGGTGAAAGAATGGCTACAGGCCGTCAGCCATTGA
- the leuB gene encoding 3-isopropylmalate dehydrogenase, with protein sequence MASYQIAVLPGDGIGPEVMAEAIKVLDKVQSVFGIEFKFSQHDVGGIAIDNHGCPLPASTLQACEAADAVLFGSVGGPKWEHLPPNEQPERGALLPLRGHFKLFCNLRPAQIHQGLNALSPLRADISDRGFDIVCVRELTGGIYFGQPKGREGEGAMEKAFDTEVYHRYEIERIAKIAFESARVRRHKVTSIDKANVLQSSILWRQVVTEVAKDYPDVELNHMYIDNATMQLVKDPSQFDILLCSNLFGDILSDECAMITGSMGMLPSASLNADGFGLYEPAGGSAPDIAGKGIANPVAQILSAALMLRYSFKEENAAQAIERAIAETLADGYFTGDLTQGVGKHPVQSTSDMGSQIAARIREI encoded by the coding sequence ATGGCAAGTTACCAAATCGCGGTGTTGCCCGGTGATGGCATCGGTCCGGAAGTAATGGCCGAAGCTATCAAGGTTCTGGACAAGGTTCAGTCCGTTTTTGGCATCGAATTTAAATTTAGTCAGCATGATGTCGGTGGTATTGCTATCGACAATCATGGCTGCCCGCTGCCAGCGAGCACACTGCAAGCCTGTGAAGCCGCGGATGCGGTGCTGTTCGGTTCAGTCGGCGGCCCGAAATGGGAACATCTGCCACCGAACGAACAACCAGAACGTGGTGCATTGCTGCCATTACGTGGTCACTTCAAGCTGTTCTGTAACCTGCGCCCAGCTCAGATCCACCAAGGTCTGAACGCGCTGTCACCACTGCGTGCAGATATTTCTGATCGCGGTTTCGATATCGTCTGTGTGCGTGAACTGACTGGCGGTATCTATTTCGGTCAGCCAAAAGGCCGTGAAGGCGAAGGGGCGATGGAAAAAGCGTTTGATACCGAAGTGTATCACCGCTATGAAATCGAACGCATCGCCAAGATCGCATTTGAATCAGCACGAGTTCGCCGTCACAAAGTGACTTCCATCGACAAAGCCAACGTACTGCAGAGCTCGATTCTATGGCGTCAGGTGGTGACGGAAGTGGCGAAAGATTATCCGGATGTGGAACTGAACCACATGTATATCGACAACGCGACCATGCAGTTGGTGAAAGATCCATCCCAGTTTGACATTCTGCTGTGCTCTAACCTGTTCGGCGACATTCTGTCGGACGAATGCGCGATGATCACGGGTTCTATGGGTATGCTGCCTTCTGCCAGCCTGAACGCTGATGGTTTCGGCCTGTATGAGCCAGCCGGTGGTTCGGCGCCTGATATCGCCGGTAAAGGTATTGCTAACCCGGTTGCCCAGATCCTGTCTGCGGCACTGATGTTGCGTTACAGCTTCAAAGAAGAAAACGCAGCCCAAGCGATTGAACGCGCGATTGCCGAAACACTGGCCGATGGTTATTTCACTGGCGACCTGACACAAGGTGTTGGTAAACATCCAGTGCAAAGCACCAGCGATATGGGTTCACAGATTGCTGCACGTATCCGGGAGATCTAA
- a CDS encoding ABC transporter ATP-binding protein/permease, with protein MTPTPPVKHLWRNFWMLLKPFWASKEGKTKGLLLLLVVLALSAGSVYLQKVLNSWHNQFYNSIQGYDFPEFKSLLLTFSWLAAIWVLVGVHRTYFNQMLQIVWRRWLTQNRIAHWLENNNFYRLQLTDRQTDNPDQRIAEDINEFVGSTLSLSIGFLSQIATLFTFLGVLWTLSKPSTLTLGNTTFQLTQGYMVWAALAYAVFGTVITFWIGRPLVRLNFNQQRYEADFRFSLVRMRENAESIALYQGATEEGGYLRQRFLQVVDNFYALMKRQKILGFFTLGFNQTAVIFPVILAAPLYFAKQITLGDLMQTLSAFGIVQGSMSLLVDSYTDLARWKSVVDRLATFEQGLQQAENLPRLQPEKTGNALQLQQVGISQPDGASLMKNANWQLTAGDSLLIQGPSGCGKSTLLRTLAGLWPFATGKVNYPANSQSLFLSQKPYLPLGSLRQAMSYPLTEVSSADAMKALQAVGLEKVAAKLDDVELWGQILSLGEQQRVAFARILLVKPDVLFLDEATSALDEQSEALLYRLLRQELPQTIMVSVGHRSTLHPFHEKKLLWQENGQWQFA; from the coding sequence ATGACACCTACCCCACCGGTCAAACACCTGTGGCGCAACTTCTGGATGCTATTAAAGCCATTCTGGGCATCAAAAGAAGGCAAGACAAAAGGCCTCTTACTTTTATTGGTTGTACTGGCGTTATCTGCTGGTTCAGTTTATCTGCAAAAAGTGCTGAACAGCTGGCATAACCAGTTCTATAACTCGATTCAAGGCTATGACTTTCCTGAATTTAAAAGTTTATTGCTGACCTTCAGTTGGCTGGCCGCGATCTGGGTGTTAGTCGGTGTGCATCGCACTTACTTTAATCAGATGCTGCAGATCGTCTGGCGTCGCTGGCTGACACAAAACCGGATCGCGCACTGGTTGGAAAATAATAACTTCTACCGCTTACAGCTCACCGACCGACAAACCGATAACCCCGACCAACGTATCGCCGAAGATATCAATGAGTTTGTCGGTTCAACGCTATCACTATCGATTGGCTTCTTGTCACAAATTGCCACCCTGTTCACCTTCCTCGGTGTGTTATGGACATTATCCAAACCATCCACATTGACACTCGGTAACACTACCTTTCAACTGACACAGGGTTACATGGTATGGGCCGCGCTGGCCTATGCTGTGTTCGGTACGGTCATTACCTTTTGGATCGGGCGCCCGTTGGTTCGGTTGAACTTCAACCAACAACGCTATGAAGCGGATTTCCGTTTTTCACTGGTACGCATGCGCGAAAATGCCGAGTCTATCGCGCTGTATCAGGGTGCAACGGAAGAAGGTGGTTATCTGCGCCAACGCTTCCTGCAAGTAGTCGATAACTTCTATGCTCTGATGAAACGCCAGAAAATTCTGGGCTTTTTCACGCTGGGTTTTAACCAAACCGCAGTGATTTTCCCGGTCATTCTGGCGGCGCCTCTCTATTTCGCCAAACAGATCACCTTGGGTGATCTGATGCAGACGCTCTCTGCTTTTGGCATTGTGCAGGGTTCGATGTCGTTGCTGGTCGATAGCTATACCGATTTGGCGCGTTGGAAATCGGTGGTCGACCGTTTGGCAACCTTTGAACAAGGCTTACAACAAGCTGAAAACTTGCCGCGTCTGCAACCAGAAAAAACCGGCAACGCGCTGCAATTACAACAAGTTGGCATCTCACAACCCGATGGCGCCAGCTTAATGAAAAATGCCAACTGGCAACTGACCGCTGGTGATTCCTTGCTGATCCAAGGCCCGTCCGGTTGCGGTAAATCGACGCTGCTACGCACACTGGCCGGGTTATGGCCTTTCGCGACCGGCAAAGTAAATTACCCGGCAAATAGCCAATCGCTGTTTTTGTCACAAAAACCCTATCTGCCATTAGGAAGTCTGCGACAAGCCATGAGTTACCCGCTGACGGAAGTCAGCAGTGCCGATGCCATGAAAGCACTGCAGGCTGTCGGGCTGGAAAAAGTCGCCGCTAAACTGGATGACGTAGAACTATGGGGGCAGATTTTAAGTCTCGGTGAACAGCAGCGTGTGGCATTTGCGCGTATCCTGCTGGTGAAACCGGATGTGCTATTTTTAGATGAAGCAACTTCGGCGCTGGATGAACAAAGCGAAGCGTTGCTTTATCGCTTGCTGCGTCAGGAGTTGCCACAGACCATTATGGTCAGTGTTGGTCATCGCAGCACACTGCATCCGTTCCACGAGAAAAAGCTGTTATGGCAGGAAAATGGACAATGGCAATTCGCCTGA
- the leuA gene encoding 2-isopropylmalate synthase has protein sequence MSDRVIIFDTTLRDGEQALPASLTVREKLQIALALERLGVDVMEVGFPVSSPGDFESVQTIARQIKNSRVCALSRALPKDIDAAAEALKVADQFRIHTFLATSTIHVESKLKKSFEDVLEMGVNAVKYARRFTDDVEFSCEDAGRTPIDNLCRMVEAAINAGARTINIPDTVGYTIPTEFSGIIHNLFNRVPNIDKAIISVHCHDDLGLSVANSIGAVQMGARQIECTINGIGERAGNTSLEEVAMILKTRQDLIGLHTNIKHQEIHRTSQLVSQLCNMPVQLNKAIVGGNAFSHSSGIHQDGVLKAKNTYEIITPESVGLNQNTLNLTSRSGRHVIKHRLALLGYAEGSYDLDQIYTSFLQLADKKGQVFDYDLEALLFFSQIQEEPEHFKLNYLSVQSGGSVMATASVRMKVGDEEVTEAATGNGPVDAVYQCINRITGYEINISKYDLKSKGIGKDALGQVDIVAEFQGRKFHGMGLATDIVESSAQALVHVINNIYRALQVAEHKERFAQKSVMETL, from the coding sequence ATGTCAGATCGCGTCATCATATTCGATACCACCTTGCGGGATGGTGAACAGGCATTACCAGCCAGCTTAACTGTACGTGAAAAATTACAGATCGCTCTGGCGCTGGAGCGTCTGGGTGTTGACGTGATGGAAGTGGGTTTCCCGGTTTCTTCACCTGGTGATTTTGAATCAGTACAGACTATCGCACGTCAGATCAAAAACAGCCGTGTGTGTGCCTTGTCGCGCGCGCTGCCAAAAGATATCGATGCCGCCGCCGAAGCGTTGAAAGTCGCCGATCAGTTCCGCATTCATACCTTCTTGGCAACTTCCACCATTCACGTGGAAAGCAAATTGAAGAAAAGCTTTGAAGATGTGTTGGAAATGGGCGTGAATGCCGTGAAATACGCGCGTCGTTTTACCGATGACGTGGAGTTTTCTTGTGAAGATGCCGGTCGTACGCCTATCGATAATTTGTGCCGTATGGTTGAAGCCGCGATCAATGCCGGTGCCCGCACCATCAATATTCCAGATACCGTCGGTTACACTATTCCGACTGAATTCAGCGGCATAATCCACAACCTGTTTAACCGTGTGCCTAACATCGACAAAGCTATTATCTCGGTGCATTGCCATGATGATTTAGGCTTGTCGGTTGCCAACTCAATTGGCGCAGTGCAGATGGGTGCACGCCAAATCGAATGTACCATCAACGGTATCGGCGAACGTGCAGGTAACACTTCATTAGAAGAAGTTGCCATGATCTTGAAGACCCGCCAAGATCTGATTGGTTTGCACACCAATATCAAACATCAGGAAATTCATCGCACCAGCCAGTTGGTCAGCCAGTTGTGCAACATGCCTGTGCAGTTGAACAAAGCGATTGTCGGCGGCAATGCCTTCTCGCACAGCTCAGGCATTCATCAGGATGGCGTGCTGAAAGCGAAAAATACCTACGAAATCATCACCCCAGAAAGTGTCGGTTTGAACCAGAACACTTTGAACCTGACCTCCCGCTCCGGTCGTCATGTCATCAAACATCGTTTGGCGTTGCTGGGTTATGCCGAAGGTTCGTATGATTTGGATCAGATTTACACCAGCTTCCTGCAATTGGCTGATAAAAAAGGCCAAGTCTTCGATTATGATTTGGAAGCCTTGTTGTTCTTCTCTCAAATTCAGGAAGAACCTGAACATTTCAAACTGAACTACCTGAGCGTGCAATCCGGTGGTAGCGTGATGGCAACCGCGAGTGTGCGCATGAAAGTGGGTGATGAAGAGGTGACTGAAGCGGCGACTGGTAACGGCCCGGTCGATGCAGTATATCAATGCATCAACCGCATCACAGGTTATGAAATCAATATCAGTAAATACGATCTGAAGAGCAAAGGCATTGGTAAAGATGCGTTGGGTCAGGTTGATATCGTGGCAGAATTCCAAGGCCGTAAGTTCCACGGTATGGGCTTGGCAACCGATATCGTCGAGTCATCAGCACAAGCCTTGGTGCATGTGATCAACAATATTTATCGTGCTTTGCAGGTTGCAGAGCATAAAGAACGTTTCGCACAAAAATCAGTCATGGAGACTCTGTAA
- the leuD gene encoding 3-isopropylmalate dehydratase small subunit translates to MQEFKQHTGLAVPLDSANVDTDQIIPKQFLQRVSKLGFGQNLFHDWRFLDEAGTQPNPEFVLNFPRYKGASILLARENFGNGSSREHAPWALADYGLKAVIAPSFADIFYGNSLNNGLLVVRLKDDEVDALFKLVEANEGQTITVDLEAKEVRAADYCFKFEIDDFRRYCIMNGLDNIGLTLQHADAIDAYEAKQPAWL, encoded by the coding sequence ATGCAAGAGTTTAAACAACATACCGGTCTGGCTGTGCCTCTCGACAGTGCCAACGTTGATACTGACCAGATCATTCCGAAGCAGTTTTTACAACGCGTATCCAAACTGGGTTTTGGCCAGAATCTGTTTCATGACTGGCGTTTTCTGGATGAGGCTGGCACGCAGCCAAACCCGGAATTCGTACTGAACTTCCCACGCTACAAGGGTGCTTCTATCCTGTTAGCACGGGAAAACTTCGGTAACGGCTCCAGCCGTGAACATGCGCCATGGGCACTGGCTGATTACGGTTTGAAAGCAGTGATCGCGCCAAGTTTTGCCGACATTTTCTACGGCAACTCGCTGAATAACGGCCTGCTGGTAGTCCGTCTGAAAGACGACGAAGTCGATGCGCTGTTCAAACTGGTGGAAGCCAACGAAGGCCAGACCATCACGGTTGATCTAGAAGCCAAAGAAGTCCGCGCTGCAGATTACTGCTTCAAGTTTGAAATCGATGATTTCCGTCGTTATTGCATCATGAATGGTCTGGATAACATCGGCCTGACGCTGCAACATGCTGATGCGATTGATGCGTATGAAGCCAAACAACCAGCCTGGTTGTAA
- a CDS encoding PilZ domain-containing protein, translated as MLTTTRERRTFMRMVINAPVTLVRGSERIIATCRDLSANGMSIEAEVATVFTVGEQLSVSLSTNSNALPPFVAEAKIIRADKVDGVYQLGVEFVVVS; from the coding sequence ATGCTGACGACTACCCGGGAACGCCGTACCTTCATGCGCATGGTGATCAATGCACCCGTCACGTTGGTACGTGGTTCAGAACGGATTATTGCAACTTGTCGTGATCTCAGTGCTAATGGGATGTCGATTGAAGCAGAAGTGGCCACTGTTTTTACCGTAGGTGAACAACTGAGTGTGAGTTTATCGACCAACAGTAATGCACTGCCGCCGTTTGTTGCCGAGGCTAAAATTATTCGCGCAGACAAAGTAGACGGTGTTTATCAGTTAGGGGTTGAGTTTGTCGTAGTAAGCTGA
- the leuC gene encoding 3-isopropylmalate dehydratase large subunit: protein MAKTLYQKVFEAHVVHEAAGETPIIYIDRHLVHEVTSPQAFDGLREKGRKVRRTDRTWATMDHNVSTTTNDINASGEMARVQMQTLMKNAEDFGVPLYGLNHKWQGIVHVMGPEIGLTLPGTTIVCGDSHTATHGAFGALAFGIGTSEVEHVLATQTLKQSRAKTMKIEVTGKVGPGVTAKDIVLAIIGKTGTAGGTGYVVEFCGTAIQALTMEERMTVCNMAIELGAKAGMVAADQTTFDYLQGRPFAPKGADWDAAVAYWSTLKTDAGAKFDAELVLDGNAIEPQVTWGTNPGQVISINTPIPSPEDFADPVARSSAQKALEYMALTAGQKLSDVKIDKAFIGSCTNGRIEDIRAAAAVAKGRKVAAGVQALVVPGSQQVKAQAEAEGLDKILTEAGFEWRLPGCSMCLAMNNDRLEPGERCAATSNRNFEGRQGRGGRTHLVSPAMAAAAAIAGHFVDVREL from the coding sequence ATGGCTAAGACGCTTTATCAGAAAGTATTTGAAGCGCATGTGGTGCACGAAGCCGCAGGCGAAACACCGATCATTTATATCGATCGTCATCTGGTGCATGAAGTCACCAGCCCGCAGGCCTTTGATGGTCTGCGTGAAAAAGGTCGTAAAGTCCGTCGCACCGACCGTACCTGGGCGACTATGGATCACAACGTTTCCACCACCACCAACGACATCAATGCTTCCGGCGAGATGGCGCGCGTGCAGATGCAAACGCTGATGAAAAACGCCGAAGATTTCGGTGTGCCTTTGTATGGTCTGAACCACAAATGGCAAGGTATCGTGCACGTGATGGGCCCGGAAATCGGCCTGACCCTGCCGGGCACCACCATCGTTTGTGGCGACTCGCACACGGCAACCCACGGCGCGTTTGGTGCACTGGCCTTTGGTATCGGTACGTCGGAAGTTGAGCATGTATTGGCAACACAGACCCTGAAACAAAGCCGCGCTAAAACGATGAAAATCGAAGTCACCGGTAAAGTCGGCCCTGGCGTGACAGCAAAAGATATCGTACTGGCCATTATCGGCAAAACCGGCACCGCCGGTGGTACTGGTTATGTCGTGGAATTCTGTGGCACTGCAATTCAGGCACTGACCATGGAAGAACGTATGACCGTCTGTAACATGGCGATCGAACTGGGCGCGAAAGCCGGTATGGTGGCTGCCGACCAGACCACGTTTGATTACCTGCAAGGCCGTCCGTTTGCACCGAAAGGCGCGGACTGGGATGCTGCGGTTGCCTACTGGTCAACGCTGAAAACCGATGCCGGTGCTAAGTTTGATGCCGAATTGGTATTAGATGGCAACGCTATCGAACCACAAGTGACTTGGGGCACTAACCCAGGCCAAGTGATCAGCATCAATACGCCGATCCCGTCACCAGAAGATTTTGCAGATCCGGTAGCTCGTAGCTCTGCGCAGAAAGCGTTGGAATACATGGCGCTGACCGCGGGTCAAAAATTGTCTGACGTGAAGATTGATAAAGCCTTTATCGGCTCTTGCACCAATGGCCGTATCGAAGACATTCGTGCTGCGGCTGCTGTGGCAAAAGGCCGCAAAGTCGCTGCTGGTGTGCAGGCGCTGGTCGTGCCTGGTTCACAGCAAGTGAAAGCACAGGCGGAAGCGGAAGGTCTGGATAAGATCCTGACCGAAGCAGGTTTTGAATGGCGTCTGCCGGGTTGCTCTATGTGTCTGGCAATGAACAACGACCGTCTGGAACCGGGCGAGCGTTGTGCTGCCACCAGCAACCGTAACTTCGAAGGCCGTCAGGGCCGTGGTGGTCGTACCCATCTGGTCAGCCCTGCTATGGCTGCCGCTGCCGCGATTGCCGGTCATTTCGTTGACGTTCGTGAACTGTAA
- the thiP gene encoding thiamine/thiamine pyrophosphate ABC transporter permease produces the protein MLRRFWWVSGGLVAALILSVTLGPLAALLSQPETSALLLGQDVLWQDSYLTHVAWFSLKQAALSALLSLLLAIPLARALFHRQFPGKTLLLHLFGLSQVLPVIIALFGLVAVHGAQGWLTQLMRQIGLPLPDYLFGLSGILLAHVFFNMPLATRWLVQALEQIPANHWRQAAQLDMPEWSRFCWLEWPAMRRLLPGLASLIFMLCFTSFTIVMALGGGPQATTLEVAIYQALRFDFDLASAGQLACWQLLLGTLVVLSYGWLKPATASLSSSHQPVCHYQRYALLPDGLALVCGLGLFLPPLVAIVWYGLLALFDLAWQQSLLVHTTLQSLQIALSAGTLALVLSIGLLLSCRHLSVRRQSPRWGRLLSGTGSLILLIPTSVLSTGLFILLQEKVDLFAHGFWLVMLLNALAALPYTLRALQEPMADVLLRYDRLADSLGLTGFSRLHWLEWPLLCRPAGRALALGMIFSLGDLAAIAMFGSDELQTLPWLLYQQLGHYQMRAAAATALILLLLCITLLWLVEWLASRTEHREPPSLLES, from the coding sequence ATGTTGCGCCGTTTCTGGTGGGTCTCGGGCGGTCTGGTGGCCGCCCTGATTTTATCTGTAACTCTTGGTCCGTTGGCAGCACTGTTAAGTCAGCCGGAAACCAGTGCGTTGTTATTAGGGCAAGACGTATTATGGCAAGACAGCTATCTGACGCATGTGGCCTGGTTTAGCCTCAAACAGGCCGCACTTTCTGCGCTGCTGAGTTTGCTGCTGGCCATTCCACTCGCTAGGGCATTGTTCCACCGTCAATTTCCCGGAAAAACACTGTTATTACACCTGTTTGGGTTATCGCAGGTGTTGCCCGTTATTATTGCCCTGTTTGGATTGGTCGCCGTGCATGGTGCGCAGGGGTGGCTCACGCAATTGATGCGGCAAATCGGCCTGCCACTACCGGATTATCTGTTTGGTTTATCGGGCATTTTACTGGCGCATGTCTTTTTTAATATGCCGCTGGCAACCCGCTGGCTGGTGCAAGCATTAGAACAAATTCCAGCTAATCATTGGCGCCAAGCCGCTCAGCTGGATATGCCAGAATGGAGCCGTTTTTGCTGGTTGGAATGGCCTGCGATGCGCCGTTTATTGCCGGGCTTAGCCAGTCTGATCTTCATGCTCTGTTTTACCAGCTTTACCATCGTGATGGCGTTAGGCGGCGGCCCGCAAGCGACCACACTGGAAGTCGCCATCTATCAGGCCTTGCGCTTTGATTTTGATCTGGCTTCAGCCGGGCAACTAGCCTGCTGGCAGCTGTTATTGGGCACACTCGTGGTGCTCAGTTACGGCTGGTTAAAACCTGCGACTGCAAGCCTGTCATCGTCACATCAACCGGTATGCCATTATCAGCGCTATGCACTGTTACCAGATGGTCTGGCTTTAGTGTGTGGTTTAGGTCTGTTCTTGCCCCCTCTCGTCGCTATTGTCTGGTATGGCTTGCTGGCCTTGTTTGACTTGGCATGGCAACAATCGTTGCTAGTGCACACCACCTTGCAATCGTTACAAATTGCGCTAAGTGCAGGCACATTAGCGCTGGTTTTGAGCATCGGTTTGTTATTGAGTTGCCGTCATCTCAGTGTCCGTCGTCAATCGCCACGCTGGGGGCGTTTATTGTCCGGCACCGGGTCGTTGATTTTACTGATCCCCACATCGGTGCTCAGCACCGGCTTGTTTATTTTACTGCAAGAAAAAGTAGATCTGTTTGCCCATGGTTTCTGGCTGGTCATGCTGCTCAATGCCCTCGCGGCCTTGCCCTATACGTTACGGGCATTACAAGAACCGATGGCTGATGTGTTGCTCCGTTACGATCGACTGGCCGACAGCTTAGGCTTAACCGGGTTTTCCCGTCTGCATTGGTTGGAGTGGCCATTATTGTGCCGACCAGCAGGCCGCGCGTTGGCTTTGGGCATGATATTTTCTCTTGGCGATTTAGCCGCTATCGCTATGTTTGGCAGTGATGAGCTACAAACCCTGCCGTGGCTGCTCTATCAACAGCTTGGGCATTATCAGATGCGCGCAGCGGCAGCAACCGCGCTCATTTTGTTGCTGCTGTGTATTACATTACTTTGGTTGGTGGAATGGCTGGCTAGCCGCACTGAACACCGCGAACCGCCGTCATTGCTGGAGTCATGA